A portion of the Campylobacter concisus ATCC 51562 genome contains these proteins:
- a CDS encoding multidrug effflux MFS transporter, translating to MKKENSKLFLLLFLGALSAFGPFVTDLYLPALPAITEWFKTSVTATQLTITTSMAGLAIGQLIVGPISDKFGRKLPLTISLIVYTISTIFIFFSQNIQFFIFMRIIQGLASAGSLVISRAVVSDLYKGHEMTKFFSLMMVVNGLAPILSPIGGSLLLKFTDWRGIFMALTIIGILLFIANFYFKESLSQSNRLKMPLLVTYSVFGKILRKKKFMLFVSIQTFSMAAMFAYIASSSFIFQEFYSLSPVSYSFCFASNGLGLVVGARLASLLNERKALKTGLFGTLFASIFIAFMLCFKFEVIGVIIAFFLLLLFTGFVLPTASSLAMNEGREYAGSASAILGFCPFFLGGVVSPLVGLGDIFYSTSIVILACTLLALMSFLRLKRVA from the coding sequence ATGAAAAAAGAAAATTCCAAACTATTTTTATTGCTATTTTTAGGCGCTCTCTCTGCCTTTGGACCATTTGTTACAGACCTTTATTTGCCAGCACTTCCGGCTATTACTGAGTGGTTTAAAACAAGCGTCACAGCTACACAATTAACGATCACGACATCGATGGCAGGCTTAGCCATAGGTCAGCTCATAGTTGGCCCAATAAGTGATAAATTTGGCCGAAAATTGCCCCTTACCATCTCGCTCATCGTCTATACGATAAGCACTATTTTTATATTTTTCTCGCAAAATATCCAGTTTTTTATCTTTATGCGCATCATCCAAGGACTAGCAAGTGCCGGCAGTTTGGTTATTTCAAGGGCTGTTGTTAGTGATCTTTATAAGGGTCATGAGATGACTAAATTTTTTAGCCTTATGATGGTCGTAAATGGTCTAGCCCCGATACTCTCGCCAATAGGCGGCAGCTTGCTACTTAAATTTACCGACTGGCGTGGTATCTTTATGGCACTTACTATCATTGGTATCTTGCTTTTTATCGCAAATTTTTATTTCAAAGAGAGCTTGAGTCAGTCAAATCGCTTAAAAATGCCTTTGCTAGTGACTTATAGTGTTTTTGGCAAAATTTTAAGAAAGAAAAAATTTATGCTTTTCGTAAGCATTCAGACATTTTCGATGGCTGCGATGTTTGCTTATATAGCGTCATCTTCGTTTATTTTTCAAGAATTTTATTCTCTAAGTCCAGTAAGCTACAGCTTTTGTTTTGCTTCAAATGGTTTAGGGCTTGTTGTAGGAGCAAGACTTGCCAGTCTTTTAAATGAGAGAAAAGCGCTTAAAACCGGGCTTTTTGGCACCTTGTTTGCTAGCATTTTTATTGCTTTCATGCTTTGTTTTAAATTTGAAGTGATCGGCGTCATTATCGCATTTTTCTTATTACTTCTTTTTACAGGATTTGTCTTGCCAACTGCTTCATCGCTAGCTATGAACGAAGGCAGAGAATACGCAGGCTCAGCCTCAGCGATACTTGGATTTTGCCCATTTTTCTTAGGTGGCGTCGTCTCTCCGCTAGTTGGGCTTGGTGATATATTTTATTCGACTTCTATTGTTATTTTAGCCTGCACATTACTTGCTCTGATGTCTTTTTTAAGGTTAAAAAGAGTTGCGTAA
- a CDS encoding cupin domain-containing protein, producing MSKIYNLNADTKVVAKSVVSKRIFDCENAHVDVFAFDTGEELDHEMLFCDSLAWVVEGGASLYYGEKQMHIGNEQACLIEKKVWRKLVFNEPTKYISIDFKEDLVIDHLPKAAIFSLVDAVEYEKGKIVSKTLVKNENGSMSLLSFDTDQELSTHAAPGDALLIALDGEMKLTIGDEHFDIKKGDTIVLPGKIPHGLKIKDKFKMLLIVTKDKM from the coding sequence ATGAGTAAAATTTACAATCTAAACGCCGATACGAAAGTCGTCGCGAAAAGTGTTGTTAGTAAGAGAATTTTTGATTGCGAGAATGCTCATGTCGATGTATTTGCTTTTGATACGGGCGAGGAGCTAGATCATGAGATGCTGTTTTGTGATAGCCTTGCATGGGTTGTAGAGGGCGGCGCTAGCCTATACTACGGCGAAAAGCAGATGCATATAGGCAATGAGCAAGCTTGCCTGATAGAGAAAAAAGTGTGGCGCAAGCTAGTTTTTAACGAACCAACGAAATATATTTCAATTGATTTTAAGGAGGATTTAGTGATAGATCATTTACCTAAGGCAGCTATTTTTAGCTTAGTTGATGCAGTGGAATACGAAAAAGGCAAAATCGTGAGCAAAACGCTCGTAAAGAACGAAAACGGCTCAATGTCATTACTTAGTTTTGACACAGACCAAGAGCTCTCAACTCACGCAGCTCCAGGCGATGCACTACTTATCGCACTTGATGGTGAGATGAAGCTAACTATTGGTGATGAACATTTTGATATCAAAAAAGGCGATACTATCGTGCTTCCAGGTAAAATACCACACGGATTAAAGATAAAAGATAAATTCAAAATGCTGTTAATTGTGACCAAAGACAAAATGTAA
- a CDS encoding HNH endonuclease signature motif containing protein, which produces MKKNSKILSIIAYYLSEYDSRAINDLGFKNTAQAFEEISLLFGRNKNYIKLRRDEFDALPDSSSHRRGWKNRPPAKEVISIAGYLKGFSYTELTQLAKSFLKYEINLETVVVEQCDVLCDSETDVENIINFKDNASVIKLKEGLTAVRFYNRNIITSLKLLYKGKCQICNKVPSDLTDISEAHHIEYFSITQNNDANNIIILCPNHHRLIHRLNPKFDYETLSFLFPNGAVESVAIDFHLGHLK; this is translated from the coding sequence ATGAAAAAAAATAGTAAAATTTTATCCATAATAGCCTATTACTTGTCTGAATATGACTCACGAGCAATTAATGACTTGGGGTTTAAGAATACGGCTCAGGCTTTTGAAGAAATTTCTTTACTTTTTGGTAGAAATAAAAATTATATAAAATTAAGAAGAGATGAATTTGATGCTTTGCCTGATAGTTCAAGTCACCGTAGGGGTTGGAAAAATAGACCACCTGCCAAAGAAGTTATTAGTATTGCAGGGTATTTAAAGGGATTTTCATATACTGAATTAACTCAACTTGCAAAATCTTTTTTAAAATATGAAATCAATTTAGAAACAGTCGTTGTAGAACAATGCGATGTTTTATGCGATTCTGAAACTGATGTAGAAAATATTATAAATTTTAAAGATAATGCTTCTGTAATTAAGCTAAAAGAAGGACTGACGGCTGTAAGGTTTTATAATAGGAATATAATAACCAGTCTAAAGCTTTTATATAAAGGTAAATGCCAGATTTGCAATAAGGTACCATCTGATTTAACTGATATTTCCGAAGCTCATCATATAGAATATTTTTCTATAACACAAAATAATGATGCAAATAATATAATAATTCTATGCCCAAATCATCACAGATTAATACACAGATTGAATCCAAAATTTGATTATGAAACTTTAAGTTTTTTATTTCCAAATGGAGCAGTAGAGAGTGTTGCAATAGATTTTCACTTGGGTCATTTGAAGTGA
- the guaA gene encoding glutamine-hydrolyzing GMP synthase produces the protein MNNTIIVLDFGSQYTQLIARRLREEGVYTEILPFNAKLSEIKAKEPKGIILSGGPASVYAKDAYFCDNGVFELNIPILGVCYGMQLLAHTHGAEVLAADQKEYGKAELNVIKEHELFKDTPSKQIVWMSHSDYVKDLPEGFEVIAVSENSPYCAFGDDKRKFYAIQFHAEVQHSEYGTQILKNFAKYICGCESTWNMGSFAKNKIEEIRKTVGTHKVLCAVSGGVDSSVTAALLAAAVPENLILVFVDNGLLRTNEKEQVEATFRTKLGVELVSIDASEIFLGRLAGVVDPEKKRKIIGETFIEIFEKEAKKHGDVKFLAQGTLYTDIIESSVVGSSKTIKSHHNVGGLPDWMTFELIEPLREIFKDEVRKLGLELGLSRDLVFRHPFPGPGLAIRIMGEVNKPSLELLRKADVILRDELKSTGWYNKTWQAFCVLLNVNSVGVMGDNRTYENAVCVRVVDASDGMTASFSRLPYDLLENVSRRIINEVNGINRVVYDISSKPPATIEWE, from the coding sequence ATGAACAATACGATTATAGTTTTGGATTTTGGTTCGCAATACACTCAGCTAATAGCTAGAAGGCTAAGAGAAGAGGGTGTCTACACTGAAATTTTGCCATTTAATGCAAAGCTTAGTGAGATAAAGGCGAAAGAGCCAAAAGGTATCATTTTAAGTGGCGGTCCAGCTAGTGTTTATGCTAAAGATGCTTATTTTTGCGATAACGGCGTCTTTGAGTTAAACATCCCTATACTTGGCGTTTGCTACGGCATGCAACTACTTGCTCACACACATGGGGCTGAGGTTTTAGCAGCTGATCAAAAAGAGTATGGCAAGGCAGAGCTTAACGTTATTAAAGAGCATGAGCTATTTAAAGATACACCTTCAAAACAAATCGTATGGATGAGTCATAGTGACTATGTAAAGGACTTGCCAGAAGGCTTTGAAGTGATCGCTGTTAGTGAAAATTCGCCTTATTGTGCTTTTGGCGATGATAAACGTAAATTTTATGCGATCCAGTTTCACGCGGAGGTACAACACAGCGAATATGGCACGCAAATTTTAAAGAATTTTGCTAAATATATCTGCGGCTGCGAGAGCACGTGGAACATGGGAAGCTTTGCTAAAAATAAGATAGAAGAGATAAGAAAAACAGTAGGTACTCACAAGGTACTTTGTGCAGTTAGCGGTGGCGTGGATAGCTCTGTAACCGCGGCACTTTTAGCAGCTGCTGTGCCTGAAAATTTGATCCTTGTCTTTGTTGATAACGGACTTCTTAGAACAAACGAAAAAGAGCAAGTTGAAGCTACATTTAGAACAAAACTTGGCGTTGAGCTAGTTAGCATAGATGCGAGCGAGATCTTCCTTGGGCGCTTAGCTGGCGTCGTCGATCCTGAGAAAAAACGCAAGATCATAGGCGAGACATTTATAGAAATTTTTGAAAAAGAGGCTAAGAAGCACGGCGATGTGAAATTTTTAGCTCAAGGCACCCTTTATACTGATATCATCGAAAGCTCAGTAGTTGGCTCAAGTAAGACGATAAAGAGCCACCACAACGTTGGTGGTTTGCCTGATTGGATGACATTTGAGCTAATAGAGCCACTAAGAGAAATTTTTAAAGATGAGGTTAGAAAGCTTGGTCTTGAGCTTGGGCTAAGCCGTGATTTAGTATTCCGTCATCCTTTCCCAGGACCAGGCCTTGCTATCCGCATAATGGGTGAAGTAAATAAACCAAGCCTAGAACTACTTCGCAAAGCTGATGTGATCTTACGCGATGAGCTAAAGAGTACTGGCTGGTATAACAAAACTTGGCAGGCGTTCTGCGTACTTTTAAATGTAAATTCTGTTGGCGTTATGGGTGATAACCGCACTTATGAAAACGCTGTTTGCGTGCGCGTGGTCGATGCGAGCGATGGCATGACTGCTAGCTTTTCAAGACTCCCTTATGATTTACTTGAAAATGTAAGCCGCCGCATTATAAACGAGGTAAATGGCATAAACCGCGTAGTTTACGATATCTCGAGCAAGCCACCTGCAACGATAGAGTGGGAATAG
- the nhaD gene encoding sodium:proton antiporter NhaD, with translation MRFFGLLGLFFAMAFGADGETAAIDLTTTWAGILSLIIFVVGYFFIAAEENFHIDKAKPAIFIGTFMFLLIGVYMLINGMDVHSLEHEVNHLILEIAQIVFFLMVAMTFIEALIERDVFNALKYNLVSKGYTYRKLFWLTGILAFFISPVADNLTTALILSTVLLTIDRNNTNFLVAGAINIVVAANAGGAWSPFGDITTLMAWAAGKAPFVDFFALFPASITGWFVTAFLLSRVVPSTAPHFDVANEPKVVMKKGGKAVIFIGAFTIFCAVMMHQLFHLPAMWGMMFGFSLLSLYTYYFKKAHKNEEPMHVFHYMSKIENNTLFFFFGILAAVGALHFAGFLNYAVSLYDKFGSTAVNIGVGFLSAIVDNVPVMSAVLKANPAMGADAGEAMSQWLLVTLTAGIGGSMISFGSAAGVGVMGKLKGIYTFGAHMKYAWMVVLGYIVSIIVWYVQFEIFHIYF, from the coding sequence ATGAGGTTTTTTGGACTTCTAGGCTTGTTTTTCGCGATGGCTTTTGGTGCTGATGGAGAAACCGCAGCTATTGACTTAACTACTACGTGGGCAGGAATTTTATCACTTATAATTTTTGTTGTTGGATATTTTTTCATAGCAGCAGAAGAAAATTTCCATATCGACAAAGCAAAACCTGCTATCTTTATCGGTACGTTTATGTTCCTGCTTATCGGCGTTTATATGCTTATAAATGGCATGGATGTGCATTCGCTTGAACATGAGGTAAATCACCTGATTTTAGAGATCGCTCAGATCGTATTTTTCTTGATGGTGGCGATGACATTTATCGAAGCACTTATCGAAAGAGATGTATTTAATGCACTTAAATATAATCTCGTATCAAAAGGTTATACTTATAGAAAACTATTTTGGCTAACTGGTATTTTGGCATTTTTCATAAGCCCAGTAGCTGATAACCTAACAACTGCGCTTATTCTTTCAACCGTTCTTTTAACGATAGATAGAAATAATACAAATTTCTTAGTTGCTGGCGCGATAAATATCGTCGTTGCAGCAAATGCAGGTGGAGCATGGAGCCCATTTGGCGATATCACTACGCTTATGGCTTGGGCTGCTGGAAAAGCACCATTTGTCGACTTTTTCGCACTTTTCCCAGCATCTATCACTGGCTGGTTTGTAACGGCATTTTTACTTTCTCGCGTGGTGCCAAGTACTGCACCGCATTTTGATGTAGCAAACGAGCCAAAAGTGGTTATGAAAAAAGGTGGCAAAGCGGTTATCTTTATAGGCGCATTTACTATCTTTTGTGCAGTTATGATGCATCAGCTTTTCCACTTGCCAGCGATGTGGGGCATGATGTTTGGTTTCTCGCTGCTTAGTCTTTATACTTACTATTTCAAAAAAGCTCACAAAAATGAAGAACCAATGCATGTATTTCACTATATGTCAAAGATTGAAAACAACACACTATTTTTCTTCTTTGGAATTTTAGCTGCAGTTGGCGCCCTTCATTTTGCTGGATTTTTAAATTACGCTGTATCACTTTATGATAAATTTGGCTCAACTGCTGTAAATATCGGCGTTGGATTCCTTTCAGCGATCGTTGATAATGTTCCAGTTATGTCAGCTGTTTTAAAAGCAAATCCAGCAATGGGAGCTGATGCAGGCGAGGCAATGAGTCAGTGGCTATTAGTGACACTAACTGCTGGTATCGGTGGTTCGATGATCAGCTTTGGCTCAGCAGCTGGTGTTGGAGTAATGGGTAAATTAAAAGGAATTTATACCTTTGGCGCACATATGAAATACGCTTGGATGGTGGTTCTAGGATATATCGTATCGATCATTGTTTGGTATGTGCAGTTTGAAATTTTTCATATCTATTTTTAA
- the uvrC gene encoding excinuclease ABC subunit UvrC: MLIDEIRTLPNEPGVYQYFDAQNRLLYVGKAKILKNRVKSYFKFTPSLAPAEKLSPRISKMISEAVHLEYIVTPSEADALILENSFIKQLKPKYNILLRDDKTYPYIFINLNDDFPRFEITRKVVKGSNIRYFGPYFSGAGELLEALYLNYNLVQKKSCIKGKKACLFYQLKRCYAPCEGKISKENYAKIVNEAIAALQNPNLLIARLEELMLNYAKAEDYEQAAATRDKIQTLKNMQTKVEVDLAKLEDFEAYSVACVHDMICAVRFSVQSGKITGVKTDITQAKNAQKDEINEAYKQAILKSFIAGQPIISTKIYVHESFEDSELVEEILNERFGRKFSITCPKIGDKRKICEIATKNAEVSIEKYLKTHDNVLLNEIKEYFDLAHTPYVVEAYDNSHLFGEASVGAMVRYEHGEWAKQNYRHMHLNSKNDYDQMKESLTARALRFDKLSPPDLWVIDGGEMLLNLACEILASSGANVDVIAISKEKIDAKAHRAKGEAKDKIYTKNGSFSLSTSDKKLQFFQKMRDESHRFVISFHRKTRQKNDMQRSILKQAGVSEGSIAKLISFYGSFDKISEANLDEVAKITNKSVAEKLAVLKEGNLK; this comes from the coding sequence ATGCTAATAGACGAGATAAGAACGCTTCCAAACGAGCCTGGAGTATATCAGTATTTTGACGCGCAAAATAGACTTTTATACGTTGGCAAGGCCAAAATTTTAAAAAACAGGGTCAAAAGCTACTTTAAATTTACCCCAAGTCTAGCTCCGGCTGAAAAACTAAGCCCAAGAATTTCAAAGATGATAAGCGAAGCTGTGCATCTTGAATACATCGTCACTCCAAGCGAGGCAGATGCACTCATACTTGAAAATTCTTTCATCAAGCAGCTAAAACCAAAGTACAACATCTTGCTTCGTGACGACAAGACCTACCCTTATATCTTTATAAATTTAAATGATGATTTTCCAAGATTTGAGATCACTAGAAAGGTAGTAAAAGGCTCAAATATACGCTACTTTGGGCCATATTTTAGTGGAGCAGGAGAGCTACTTGAGGCGCTTTATCTAAATTACAATCTCGTTCAGAAAAAGTCCTGCATCAAAGGCAAAAAAGCTTGCCTTTTTTATCAGCTAAAACGCTGCTACGCCCCGTGTGAAGGCAAAATTTCAAAAGAGAACTACGCTAAGATCGTAAACGAAGCTATCGCAGCCTTACAAAATCCAAATTTGCTCATCGCTCGCCTTGAAGAGCTCATGCTAAACTACGCCAAAGCTGAAGACTACGAGCAAGCAGCTGCGACTAGAGATAAGATACAAACACTTAAAAATATGCAAACAAAGGTTGAAGTTGATCTTGCTAAACTTGAGGACTTTGAAGCCTACTCGGTCGCTTGCGTGCACGATATGATCTGTGCGGTGAGATTTAGCGTGCAAAGTGGCAAGATAACTGGCGTAAAAACTGACATCACGCAGGCCAAAAACGCTCAAAAAGATGAGATAAACGAGGCTTATAAGCAAGCCATTTTAAAAAGCTTTATCGCTGGTCAGCCGATAATTAGCACCAAAATTTATGTGCATGAGAGCTTTGAAGATAGCGAGCTGGTGGAGGAAATTTTAAACGAGAGATTTGGGCGTAAATTTAGCATCACATGCCCAAAAATAGGCGATAAGCGTAAAATTTGTGAGATCGCTACAAAAAACGCTGAAGTTAGCATCGAAAAATATCTAAAAACGCACGATAACGTGCTATTAAACGAGATAAAAGAGTACTTTGACCTAGCTCACACGCCTTACGTGGTCGAGGCTTACGACAACTCACACCTTTTTGGCGAGGCAAGTGTCGGAGCGATGGTGCGCTACGAGCATGGCGAGTGGGCAAAGCAAAACTACCGCCACATGCACTTAAACTCCAAAAACGACTACGATCAGATGAAAGAGAGTTTGACAGCCAGAGCGCTTAGATTTGACAAGCTTAGCCCACCTGATCTTTGGGTCATTGATGGTGGTGAAATGCTTTTAAACTTAGCCTGTGAAATTTTAGCAAGCAGTGGCGCAAATGTCGATGTGATAGCCATTTCAAAAGAGAAGATCGATGCCAAAGCTCACCGCGCAAAAGGCGAGGCAAAGGATAAAATTTACACAAAAAATGGTAGCTTTAGCCTAAGTACGAGCGATAAAAAGCTTCAGTTTTTCCAAAAAATGCGTGATGAGAGCCATAGATTTGTCATCAGCTTTCACAGAAAAACAAGGCAGAAAAACGATATGCAAAGATCAATTCTAAAGCAAGCTGGCGTATCTGAAGGAAGTATCGCGAAATTAATCAGCTTTTACGGAAGTTTTGATAAAATCAGCGAAGCGAATTTAGATGAAGTGGCAAAAATAACAAACAAAAGCGTAGCAGAAAAGCTTGCAGTGCTCAAAGAAGGAAATTTGAAGTGA
- a CDS encoding response regulator — protein sequence MKNNKFYILLAPIIISAIFCAYSGNESYKKFTDLKDLNEKLYKQSLVFQTIKSVIQEHDTLIGKSQEDIKRLRDNTLKNTQKFINSIRKDDRTEIRNINKLKELLANLNQNDKFDELFYEFFQNINGEIDSDFKQDLDRDFPLIIKAYATTLSKIYNQLSLANNTKYYVKNIFINGPLFSINSNVRENIYSVKDSTPNLDMLPKSKLKENIYKDFNQFEANYQAKKIREDKAKIAFSEKLNIEDIILIKQYEDDKFILLLDSAINIKNELIELTKSEKISFGIKTFFEFLLCGLLILSLLGISARLKFLKVLIDKSKYISSYILSSKETSADNAISKLIKTYEDLKETYVKDSSFFQIKDRYILSVSKKLESINKEIFTSTAALKIETNNSKKQVFIDTIEKNANIMTSLYNNAKNISNVKKYSECNKTEIFDPQKSFEEILQANIVYSQSKKINFISYLDPSLTNELEGNLNSLKTAFNSIFLASLSMSLRHQNIIIAIKKVQKEFDRSGLCSVSFSIKNSSAAMSEKQISDIFSDDENSLNNDESEFYLKIAQIYLKNLESKLEINSFPSIGNEFKFVVIFKTTSNYKDFDIKCNHKLAFLQDANVAYNEAFKQTTKDLGLKVDMLTSTSPSITKNYDAIFLRNTNKQGQDIKNPLILKDPLTPLSITRLLCLGEADIMNKNLNDKPKILICDTNEIYIDITASGFSKFNCEVVGVCNKKDLKQAIKQGDFDLIFVGSKFFEAEKNSIQKNLDLIKTAIQNAKIPIILMLSNTSNIDGDSVKEYFNAYIKTPINSDELAQIFRKFLPNFGEIAIDESYLAKSENIILFKKSPMENKIFSSALGEFYNTLETTNSFDELLTKIKTKTYGIVLIDENVKDFNYEELTRVVDKIRQSQKADTRVLIFGAQERSEFSFVKVLAKNITKAELSATVREQIDSMGTSYAKSSYEFIKFNA from the coding sequence ATGAAAAATAATAAATTTTATATATTGTTAGCGCCAATAATAATTTCAGCGATCTTTTGCGCATATAGCGGAAATGAAAGCTATAAAAAATTCACAGATCTAAAAGATTTAAATGAAAAATTATATAAGCAGTCCTTAGTATTTCAAACTATAAAATCCGTAATACAAGAGCACGATACGCTAATAGGCAAAAGCCAAGAAGATATAAAAAGGTTGCGGGATAACACCTTAAAAAATACACAAAAATTTATAAATTCTATAAGAAAAGACGATCGCACTGAGATACGAAATATAAATAAATTAAAAGAATTGCTAGCAAATCTAAACCAAAATGATAAATTTGATGAACTATTTTACGAATTTTTCCAAAATATAAATGGAGAAATAGATAGCGATTTTAAACAAGACTTAGACCGAGACTTTCCGCTTATAATAAAAGCTTATGCCACAACTTTAAGTAAAATTTACAATCAACTCTCTTTAGCAAACAACACTAAATACTACGTAAAAAACATCTTTATAAATGGCCCTTTATTTTCAATAAACAGTAATGTGAGGGAAAATATATATTCCGTAAAAGACAGCACGCCAAATCTTGATATGCTTCCAAAAAGTAAGTTAAAAGAGAATATTTACAAAGACTTTAACCAGTTTGAAGCCAACTATCAAGCTAAAAAGATAAGAGAAGATAAAGCCAAGATCGCATTTTCTGAAAAGCTAAATATCGAAGATATTATCTTAATCAAACAGTATGAAGATGATAAATTTATACTTTTATTAGATAGTGCCATAAACATAAAAAATGAGCTAATAGAACTTACCAAGAGTGAAAAAATAAGCTTTGGCATAAAGACCTTTTTTGAGTTTTTGCTTTGTGGCTTGCTCATTTTGTCTTTGCTTGGTATTTCTGCTAGGTTGAAATTTTTAAAGGTGCTTATCGATAAATCAAAATACATATCGAGTTATATCCTATCATCAAAAGAGACAAGTGCGGATAATGCTATATCAAAGCTCATAAAAACTTATGAAGATCTAAAAGAAACCTATGTAAAAGATAGCAGCTTTTTTCAGATAAAAGATAGATATATTTTATCCGTGAGCAAGAAGCTAGAGTCTATCAATAAGGAAATTTTTACATCGACTGCGGCTTTAAAAATAGAAACGAATAATAGCAAAAAGCAAGTATTTATAGACACGATAGAAAAAAATGCAAATATCATGACTTCGCTTTATAACAATGCTAAAAATATCTCAAATGTTAAAAAATATAGCGAATGCAATAAAACCGAGATATTTGATCCTCAAAAAAGCTTTGAAGAAATTTTGCAAGCAAATATCGTCTATTCGCAAAGCAAAAAGATAAATTTTATAAGCTATCTTGATCCAAGCCTTACAAATGAACTAGAAGGAAATCTAAATTCATTAAAAACCGCATTCAACTCTATCTTTTTGGCGTCTTTATCAATGTCTTTAAGACATCAAAACATTATCATCGCTATCAAAAAAGTTCAAAAAGAGTTTGATAGAAGCGGACTTTGTTCTGTAAGCTTTAGCATAAAAAATAGCTCAGCTGCCATGAGCGAAAAGCAAATTTCAGATATATTTTCAGATGATGAGAATAGTTTAAATAATGATGAGAGCGAGTTTTATCTAAAAATCGCTCAAATTTATTTAAAAAATTTAGAAAGTAAGCTGGAGATTAACTCGTTTCCAAGTATTGGCAATGAGTTTAAATTTGTAGTCATCTTTAAGACAACATCAAACTATAAAGACTTTGATATAAAATGCAATCATAAATTAGCATTCTTACAAGACGCAAATGTCGCTTACAACGAAGCTTTTAAACAAACTACAAAAGACCTTGGGCTCAAAGTGGATATGCTAACAAGCACGAGTCCATCTATTACAAAAAATTATGATGCTATATTTTTAAGAAACACCAATAAGCAAGGTCAAGATATTAAAAATCCGCTCATTTTAAAAGATCCGCTAACTCCATTAAGCATCACAAGGCTACTTTGCTTAGGCGAAGCTGATATTATGAATAAAAATTTAAACGATAAACCAAAAATTTTAATCTGCGATACTAATGAAATTTACATAGATATAACAGCAAGTGGTTTTAGTAAATTTAACTGCGAAGTTGTTGGAGTTTGCAATAAAAAAGATCTAAAACAAGCCATAAAGCAGGGCGATTTTGACCTTATATTTGTTGGCTCGAAATTTTTTGAAGCTGAAAAAAATAGCATTCAAAAAAATCTTGATCTTATAAAAACAGCCATACAAAATGCAAAAATTCCAATTATACTAATGCTTTCAAATACTTCAAATATAGATGGAGACAGTGTCAAAGAATACTTCAATGCCTATATAAAAACGCCAATAAATAGCGACGAACTGGCTCAAATTTTTAGAAAATTTTTACCAAATTTTGGCGAGATCGCAATAGACGAAAGCTATCTAGCAAAAAGCGAAAATATTATTTTATTTAAGAAATCGCCAATGGAAAATAAAATATTTAGCTCAGCTTTAGGAGAATTTTACAACACACTTGAAACCACAAATAGCTTTGATGAGCTATTAACAAAGATAAAAACCAAAACTTACGGCATCGTTCTTATAGATGAAAATGTAAAAGACTTCAACTACGAAGAGCTAACAAGAGTTGTTGATAAGATAAGACAAAGCCAAAAGGCTGATACAAGAGTGCTGATATTTGGCGCACAAGAAAGAAGTGAATTTTCTTTTGTAAAAGTGTTAGCTAAAAATATCACAAAAGCAGAGCTTTCAGCTACCGTAAGGGAACAAATCGATTCTATGGGCACTAGCTACGCTAAAAGCTCTTATGAATTTATTAAGTTTAACGCTTAA